The Rhinopithecus roxellana isolate Shanxi Qingling chromosome 13, ASM756505v1, whole genome shotgun sequence genome contains a region encoding:
- the FOXA2 gene encoding hepatocyte nuclear factor 3-beta isoform X1 — protein sequence MHSASSMLGAVKMEGHEPSDWSSYYAEPEGYSSVSNMNAGLGMNGMNTYMSMSAAAMGSGSGNMSAGSMNMSSYVGAGMSPSLAGMSPGAGAMAGMGGSAGAAGVAGMGPHLSPSLSPLGGQAAGAMGGLAPYANMNSMSPMYGQAGLSRARDPKTYRRSYTHAKPPYSYISLITMAIQQSPNKMLTLSEIYQWIMDLFPFYRQNQQRWQNSIRHSLSFNDCFLKVPRSPDKPGKGSFWTLHPDSGNMFENGCYLRRQKRFKCEKQLALKEAAGAAGSGKKAAAGAQTSQAQLGEAAGPASETPAGTESPHSSASPCQEHKRGGLGELKGTPAAALSPPEPAPSPGQQQQAAAHLLGPPHHPGLPPEAHLKPEHHYAFNHPFSINNLMSSEQQHHHSHHHHQPHKMDLKAYEQVMHYPGYGSPMPGSLAMGPVTNKTGLDASPLAADTSYYQGVYSRPIMNSS from the exons ATGCACTCGGCTTCCAGTATGCTGGGAGCGGTGAAGATGGAAGGGCACGAGCCGTCCGACTGGAGCAGCTACTATGCCGAGCCCGAG GGCTACTCCTCCGTGAGCAACATGAACGCCGGCCTGGGGATGAACGGCATGAACACGTACATGAGCATGTCGGCGGCCGCCATGGGCAGCGGCTCGGGCAACATGAGCGCGGGCTCCATGAACATGTCGTCGTACGTGGGCGCAGGCATGAGCCCGTCCCTGGCGGGCATGTCCCCCGGCGCGGGCGCCATGGCGGGCATGGGCGGCTCGGCCGGGGCGGCCGGCGTGGCGGGCATGGGGCCGCACTTGAGTCCCAGCCTGAGCCCGCTCGGGGGGCAGGCGGCCGGGGCCATGGGCGGCCTAGCCCCCTACGCCAACATGAACTCCATGAGCCCCATGTACGGGCAGGCGGGCCTGAGCCGCGCGCGCGACCCGAAGACCTACCGGCGCAGCTACACGCACGCAAAGCCTCCCTACTCGTACATCTCGCTCATCACCATGGCCATCCAGCAGAGCCCCAACAAGATGCTGACACTGAGCGAGATCTACCAGTGGATCATGGACCTCTTCCCCTTCTACCGGCAGAACCAGCAGCGCTGGCAGAACTCCATCCGCCACTCGCTCTCCTTCAACGACTGCTTCCTGAAGGTGCCCCGCTCTCCGGACAAGCCCGGCAAGGGCTCCTTCTGGACCCTGCATCCTGACTCGGGCAACATGTTCGAGAACGGCTGCTACCTGCGCCGCCAGAAGCGCTTCAAGTGCGAGAAGCAGCTGGCATTAAAGGAGGCCGCAGGTGCCGCGGGCAGCGGCAAGAAGGCGGCCGCCGGGGCCCAGACCTCGCAGGCTCAACTTGGGGAGGCTGCCGGGCCGGCCTCCGAGACTCCAGCGGGCACCGAGTCGCCTCACTCGAGCGCCTCCCCGTGCCAGGAGCACAAGCGAGGGGGCCTGGGAGAGCTGAAGGGGACGCCTGCTGCAGCACTGAGCCCCCCAGAGCCGGCGCCCTCTCccgggcagcagcagcaggccgCGGCCCACCTGCTGGGCCCGCCCCACCACCCGGGCCTGCCGCCTGAGGCCCACCTGAAGCCGGAGCACCACTACGCCTTCAACCACCCGTTCTCCATCAACAACCTCATGTCCTCGGAGCAGCAGCACCACCacagtcaccaccaccaccaaccccacaaaATGGACCTCAAGGCCTACGAACAGGTGATGCACTACCCCGGCTACGGTTCCCCCATGCCTGGCAGCTTGGCCATGGGCCCGGTCACGAACAAAACGGGCCTGGACGCTTCGCCCCTGGCCGCAGATACCTCTTACTACCAGGGGGTGTACTCCCGGCCCATTATGAACTCCTCGTAA
- the FOXA2 gene encoding hepatocyte nuclear factor 3-beta isoform X2, with protein sequence MLGAVKMEGHEPSDWSSYYAEPEGYSSVSNMNAGLGMNGMNTYMSMSAAAMGSGSGNMSAGSMNMSSYVGAGMSPSLAGMSPGAGAMAGMGGSAGAAGVAGMGPHLSPSLSPLGGQAAGAMGGLAPYANMNSMSPMYGQAGLSRARDPKTYRRSYTHAKPPYSYISLITMAIQQSPNKMLTLSEIYQWIMDLFPFYRQNQQRWQNSIRHSLSFNDCFLKVPRSPDKPGKGSFWTLHPDSGNMFENGCYLRRQKRFKCEKQLALKEAAGAAGSGKKAAAGAQTSQAQLGEAAGPASETPAGTESPHSSASPCQEHKRGGLGELKGTPAAALSPPEPAPSPGQQQQAAAHLLGPPHHPGLPPEAHLKPEHHYAFNHPFSINNLMSSEQQHHHSHHHHQPHKMDLKAYEQVMHYPGYGSPMPGSLAMGPVTNKTGLDASPLAADTSYYQGVYSRPIMNSS encoded by the exons ATGCTGGGAGCGGTGAAGATGGAAGGGCACGAGCCGTCCGACTGGAGCAGCTACTATGCCGAGCCCGAG GGCTACTCCTCCGTGAGCAACATGAACGCCGGCCTGGGGATGAACGGCATGAACACGTACATGAGCATGTCGGCGGCCGCCATGGGCAGCGGCTCGGGCAACATGAGCGCGGGCTCCATGAACATGTCGTCGTACGTGGGCGCAGGCATGAGCCCGTCCCTGGCGGGCATGTCCCCCGGCGCGGGCGCCATGGCGGGCATGGGCGGCTCGGCCGGGGCGGCCGGCGTGGCGGGCATGGGGCCGCACTTGAGTCCCAGCCTGAGCCCGCTCGGGGGGCAGGCGGCCGGGGCCATGGGCGGCCTAGCCCCCTACGCCAACATGAACTCCATGAGCCCCATGTACGGGCAGGCGGGCCTGAGCCGCGCGCGCGACCCGAAGACCTACCGGCGCAGCTACACGCACGCAAAGCCTCCCTACTCGTACATCTCGCTCATCACCATGGCCATCCAGCAGAGCCCCAACAAGATGCTGACACTGAGCGAGATCTACCAGTGGATCATGGACCTCTTCCCCTTCTACCGGCAGAACCAGCAGCGCTGGCAGAACTCCATCCGCCACTCGCTCTCCTTCAACGACTGCTTCCTGAAGGTGCCCCGCTCTCCGGACAAGCCCGGCAAGGGCTCCTTCTGGACCCTGCATCCTGACTCGGGCAACATGTTCGAGAACGGCTGCTACCTGCGCCGCCAGAAGCGCTTCAAGTGCGAGAAGCAGCTGGCATTAAAGGAGGCCGCAGGTGCCGCGGGCAGCGGCAAGAAGGCGGCCGCCGGGGCCCAGACCTCGCAGGCTCAACTTGGGGAGGCTGCCGGGCCGGCCTCCGAGACTCCAGCGGGCACCGAGTCGCCTCACTCGAGCGCCTCCCCGTGCCAGGAGCACAAGCGAGGGGGCCTGGGAGAGCTGAAGGGGACGCCTGCTGCAGCACTGAGCCCCCCAGAGCCGGCGCCCTCTCccgggcagcagcagcaggccgCGGCCCACCTGCTGGGCCCGCCCCACCACCCGGGCCTGCCGCCTGAGGCCCACCTGAAGCCGGAGCACCACTACGCCTTCAACCACCCGTTCTCCATCAACAACCTCATGTCCTCGGAGCAGCAGCACCACCacagtcaccaccaccaccaaccccacaaaATGGACCTCAAGGCCTACGAACAGGTGATGCACTACCCCGGCTACGGTTCCCCCATGCCTGGCAGCTTGGCCATGGGCCCGGTCACGAACAAAACGGGCCTGGACGCTTCGCCCCTGGCCGCAGATACCTCTTACTACCAGGGGGTGTACTCCCGGCCCATTATGAACTCCTCGTAA